In a genomic window of Meleagris gallopavo isolate NT-WF06-2002-E0010 breed Aviagen turkey brand Nicholas breeding stock chromosome 1, Turkey_5.1, whole genome shotgun sequence:
- the C1H2orf49 gene encoding ashwin, with protein MAAQGRGRVGGGKEERVSGRSDSELLLHPELLSEEFLLLTLEQKNILVKNDVKMDKDGLTDLYIQHAIPLPQRDLPKSRWGKMMEKKRQQNEPKNENKSVTAVEGLRKRPLIVFDGSSTSTSIKVKKTENGAADRLKPPPAGSITNTVRRLSTPSNASTYISASSLSEDAKLEVRNNEAKQNNISKTNSSVLVSLKTHPLSPVAGTTVVKLKRSVPRDESDLPNDLKPTEAKKKIQHVTWP; from the exons ATGGCGGCTCAGGGAAGGGGTCGGGTGGGCGGTGGTAAGGAGGAGCGTGTGTCGGGGCGTTCGGATTCGGAACTGTTGCTGCACCCGGAACTGCTCTCGGAGGAGTTCCTGCTGCTTACTCTGGAGCAG AAGAATATATTGGTCAAAAATGATGTAAAGATGGACAAAGATGGGCTTACAGATCTCTATATTCAACATGCCATTCCCCTGCCTCAGCGTGACTTACCAAAAAGTAGATGGgggaaaatgatggaaaagaaaagacagcaaaatgagccaaaaaatgagaataaaag tgtTACAGCGGTGGAAGGATTAAGGAAACGGCCATTAATTGTTTTTGATGGCAGTTCAACGAGCACAAGCATAAAGGTGAAGAAGACAGAGAATGGAGCTGCTGATCGCCTAAAACCTCCCCCTGCTGGAAGCATCACTAACACTGTGAGGAGATTATCAACTCCTTCAAATGCCTCAACATACATTTCAGCCTCCAGTTTATCAGAGGACGCTAAGCTGGAAGTGAGGAATAATGAGGCAAAGCAGAACAATATTTCAAAGACTAATAGCAGTGTATTGGTTAGTCTGAAGACACATCCTTTATCTCCAGTAGCAGGAACTACTGTTGTGAAGTTAAAGAGATCTGTTCCAAGAGATGAATCTGATTTGCCG aaTGACCTAAAGCctacagaagcaaaaaagaaaatccagcatGTTACATGGCCATGA
- the FHL2 gene encoding four and a half LIM domains protein 2, with the protein MTERFDCHYCKESLFGKKYILREDSPYCVKCYENLYSNTCEECKKPIGADCKDLSYKDRHWHETCFHCFQCKNSLVDKPFAAKEEHLLCTDCYSNEYSSKCNECKKTIMPGTRKMEYKGNSWHETCFICYRCQQPIGTKSFIPKDNQNFCVPCYEKQFAMQCVQCKKAITTGGVTYREQPWHKECFVCTGCKKQLSGQRFTSRDEFAYCLSCFCNLYAKKCAGCTNPISGLGGTKYISFEERQWHNDCFNCKKCSLSLVGRGFLTERDDILCPECGKDI; encoded by the exons ATGACTGAGCGTTTTGACTGCCACTACTGCAAAGAGTCCCTGTTTGGTAAGAAGTACATCTTGAGGGAGGACAGCCCCTACTGCGTGAAATGTTATGAAAACCTCTATTCCAACACCTGTGAGGAATGCAAGAAACCTATTGGAGCTGACTGCAAG GATCTGTCTTACAAGGACCGCCACTGGCATGAAACCTGCTTCCACTGCTTCCAGTGCAAGAATTCATTGGTGGACAAGCCTTTTGCTGCAAAAGAGGAACATCTACTTTGTACTGATTGCTACTCCAATGAATACTCTTCCAAATGTAATGAGTGCAAGAAGACTATTATGCCAG GTACTCGGAAGATGGAATATAAAGGCAACAGCTGGCACGAGACCTGCTTTATCTGCTACCGCTGCCAGCAACCAATTGGGACAAAGAGTTTCATTCCTAAAGACAATCAAAATTTTTGTGTTCCCTGCTATGAAAAGCAGTTTGCCATGCAGTGCGTCCAATGCAAGAAG GCTATCACTACAGGAGGTGTGACTTACCGGGAGCAGCCTTGGCATAAGGAGTGCTTTGTCTGTACTGGATGCAAGAAGCAGTTGTCCGGACAACGCTTTACCTCCCGGGATGAGTTTGCATATTGCCTGAGTTGCTTCTGCAATCTCTATGCCAAAAAGTGTGCTGGATGCACAAACCCAATCAGCG GTCTGGGAGGAACCAAGTACATCTCATTTGAAGAGCGGCAGTGGCACAATGATTGCTTTAATTGTAAGAAGTGTTCTCTCTCATTAGTAGGTCGTGGCTTCCTTACAGAAAGGGATGACATCCTCTGCCCTGAATGTGGAAAGGATATCTAA